The following DNA comes from Maylandia zebra isolate NMK-2024a linkage group LG6, Mzebra_GT3a, whole genome shotgun sequence.
TAAGACCCTACCTCTACCAGCTTCATCATAGCAACTGGGTTGAAGAAGTGAAGGCCACCGAATCTGTCTTGCCTGTTGGTGGAGCTGGCGATGTCACAGATAGACAGCGAGGATGTGTTACTGGCAAAGATGGTGTGCCTAAAGAAAGAAATCAACACATATCACAGACATCAGTTGATAAAGCAGAAATACGCCTTTTATTGCCTTTAACAAGGCCATGATCAACTTACTTAACTTACTTGATCTGTAACATGGTCACTACAAGAAAGGCAAGCAACGTCTGGGCGTGTTGCGTGTTGGTGTCCATTATGTAAattactgccatcttgtggctaCAGCTGGGTACTGTCTCTGGACACTGGCTTGACTACAAGCCATTGGAGTCTACAGTTTGTCATTTTTTGAGCATTTCCAAGTCCTCTTAACAAAAGTAGACCCTGGCAAGCTGGGAGACAAGTATTTTCTGACTGATTACACAGTGTGGATAAACAATCAGCTGTCTGTGAAGTTACTCCTGCTTCTTACACTAATGGagaatatttttctcttttaatttttataCTTTGTTTAAAACCTGCTAATAATATttacaacattttatttatagtggGGTGTATCTTTATAAGGTGGTACTGCTGCTTTTCCTAAAGCATACATCTGAATAATTCCCCCCTTACTGGCCATGGTAAGCTAATGGTGAACACTTTAATGATCACTATCCTACAAGTCTTTCTGACTGTGCCAAAAGGTGTTCACATTCAGGCAGAGTGTGCAAGCTGATGCTGAACTCTGAGAGATAAGTCAGCATAGAAAAGACAGGGAGCACACAATCATGAAAAAGTCTGGTCACACAATCTTAAATCAGTCTGGTCCAATTTGTTTTGCTGGATCTGGGTGGGAGGTGTCATCAAGTTTGCTTGCGTAATTGCCTTTGGGAGTTGAAAATAGATCCAAACTGGctatatatttaatttaaaaaataaatgccatGAAAGTACATTTGTGCCACCAAAAGTCTTCATACGTGCATACACtacttgtcatttctttaagtagtcttcaggaattgctctccaggcttcttgaaggaaaCTCAAAACTCATCTTTGGAGgtttgctgccttttgttctgtacTCTGctgagatgatcccacactgctacAATAATATGAGGCCGATCCACGACAGTCTTccactgtgtattttttttatccaggtatgcttttacagCACGGCAGTGTATTTGGGATCATTGCCATGCAGAAAAATGAAGTTGGTGCCAGTCAggtacttttctgcattcataattcatTTTGACAatatctccaacaccactggctgaaatgcaaatCATGACCTCTCCGATCTTGAGGTCAAAGGCCTTATAGTATGAATCTGAAAACCCTACGTCTCCTTGATCGTGGGTTCACAGGGTTAGTTGAACACCAGACTGAGAGTTCAATAAATGACaggaaagtctggctccttggaagcaacatataaagaaatgaggggtggctcaagacttttgcacatcaTTGTATGTTAGGTGATCTAAGCCAAGAGCTAAaagctttacactttacacaaATAAACAGAACTGAAGGAGAGCTTACGATGGTGCCAACTTGTCGAGCCTACTGAAAAGATCCTGCTTGATCTTTAGATTTTCAACAATGGCCTCCACCACAAGATCCGAGCCCTGAACGGCAGATTCAGCATCTGTCGAGGTCGACACCTTCTTCACAATTTTCTTGATGAACTCTTCACCTGCctgaaacaaaccaaacaacatttttaagaaACTGCTCAAATTTCATGGTGTGGCTGATATTGCTGCTCATTTTGTCAGTAAATTTACAGCCTCTCACTTCTGGCTTATCGGAAAACTTCTTCTTCGCCACTCGTTTAAGGCTCCCTTCAATTAATTTGATGGACTTTTTGAGGATGTCGTCAGACGTGTCCACCAGTGTCACAGAGTGGCCCGTTGATGCGGCAaccttaaagaaagaaaatatttcaAGATTGTTCCAAACGCAGCCACCAGTGGGGGATCGGTTTTGGTTGAATCCGACACATTCAAACTCTTTGTGGGTTAGTTTGACTAGGCTAGGCAGACATACTTGAACACCTGCCAACTACACCCAAATATAAAGTTCACTTAATGGCCACCAGGATCCTTTATATGGTAACTTTACTGACCTTGATGtgtaacataaaaatgaaaaatcccgGAAAACTATCACCAAATTACATAAACAGAATCTAAAAGAAAAGTGATCAAACAAAAACGTAACAGGGTCTTTGCATGCTCTCCACCAAGTTGCATCTGTCTAAACAGTTCATGAACAATCTTGCCAAGAGGTGGCTCTGAGCCCAGTACCTTATTTCAAGCTATATAACTCCACGTAAGCAGGATGTTGTGTTTACAGCACAGCTAAGAGTAAACATGAGAGAATGCAAAAAACTCTAATGCACAGAGTCAAAGTCCACTttgatttttatattttcaacAAACTGAAATTCAAAGCGGTGTGTTTACTCTGCATGCACTAGTGTCCTGTAAGCGTAAGTGGCGATAAAAGAGGACAATAACAAGTTTTGAAAAACTAGTGCTAGACAACCTGCACAGTGCCACTATGCGAATATGACGTACGTATAACGCAGACAGCCAAATTGGCCTTAACCCATTGAAATTAGCTAGCAGCTTAGCTAAACACGGGCCAGACTGCTCCTTTTTCGCTTACTCACTTGTGCAATCCCAGCACCCATCTGTCCACCTCCGATGATCgttacatttttaataacaaCATTTCGGACAGCTGAAGACGAGAAGCCTCTGACGATCTGAGAAGCTGCGAAAGCCATGTTGACCGGTGTCCGCTCGGGTCCAAAGTGAAGGACACACTAATATCAGTGCACAGGCGCCCCCTAGCTGGACTAGTGAGATCCGTCTGCACCGCCGCCATCTTGCTCCGGGGTCAGACTGTGGATTTCAGAAGTTTGATGTcaaatttttgtgtgtttgctggttgttgtttttttttaaataaaaaaaagaaatgcgaAACCTAAGCAACAGTTAATACATTTCACAAGTCTATAGAGTATCTAAGCACATTTTAGTCTTCAATTAGATTTATTAGGGTGAGTAACCCTTTACAGTAAGCAACGATCATTTCTGTTaagtgacacacacacgcactcacccAAAACTGCCAGTCCgccattcatttttatttatttttttctatttgttatttttttgttaattatttccCAACTTAATTCGGAAATTGCGAGTTAATGACTCAAAATTTCGAATTAGGTATCCTATTCAACTAGCTAGAGACCCTGTAATTCCAAGGAACTTTGTAAATCGAAAATTTAGTAAAATTTTAAACTTTTGACTTAAATTTCAACTATATTAAttcaagattaaaaaaaaaatagggatgTTTTCTTGGTGGAAACGTGCCTCAGTTTAAAGCTGCATTATGCCATAAAAATAAATTGTGTATTTTAATTAAAGCTATGTCAGAAAACAAATATTGAAAATTATATTGTGTTAATCAGTAATAGCAATTGTCCCTGACTAATATGGCGACTGTGTTAACGCATCCTTCCAAAGAGATGTGCGGCAAGCGGAAGTGCTGGCGGTCACGTGAtcacagccggttccgcttgcAATCGTGGAGTTGTACTACTGCCATCTTCTGGGTTTGATTACATTAGAAACGATCTCGGTCTATATCATTCATTCTTAATTTCTACATGTTGTTTATCAGTTTATGGGTTAAATTTCTCAATTTATGCAAACGAAGAAGAAGGCACCAGCTAGCAATTTAATATGTAATGAactctcacattgtgttttccTGAGTCCAGAGTTTGTGGTTGTCGAACAAACAGTCCTTATACCCGACCTTTTTCagtggaatgtgtgtgtgtgtttttctatttttgttaAGCCACCTAACACTCACCTATGTAtcattaaatgataaaaaaaacaaaacaaaacagcatctaACTTATTCAACGAACCAGTGTTATAGCTACATGTAATAGACGActtattaaaaatacattttaaattggtTCTCTCCTAAGTTTAGGCACTGTTAGTAACaatacatatttttttcccatttctttagctgaatctatgaaaaatggaaAAGGTAAAAGAGTTTGACAGACATTAGAAATAGTATTTTCCATCActaaggtgattcccaaagagccaTTAGCTTAAAACTTGACATATCGTAGCATGGCGTGCAGTGtattcttaaaaataaataaataaggaaaaTGAACACGCTgaggacaaacaaacaaataaagcaGCAGGTCTAAAAACATCTGATGaatagtatctgaaagtcatgtttttaagaaacaggaaacaaatgcagctaagacctgacacaggagaGATGGATGCGGCACATCATATTTCATCCACTGTTTGCCATAGTTTCATCAGAAATGTTGTCAGTGGAAAGCTGGTTGTCGAGAAGCCATTCTTATGAAATAGAAACAAAGGAAATAGGCTCACGTATGCCAAatcacacaagaactggacCGAAAATCAGTGGTAACAAATTTGAAATAATTAGTTCAAACCATCACCAATATGAGGTTGTCAAAAGAGATGTACAACTTTacagagaatggaacaaaaggcaaaaacatccaaagaagagctctgGATGTCGTTCAAGGAGCCTGGAGAAGACTggtgaagactacttaaagaaataacaagaaagctgcctaagagttcagactgtgttgaagaataaatgtggtCCTGTCAATTATTGACTTTCAAGGATGCTAGAATTGTacatattacatttttacatataaACAGCTGTTCCatgtactttctttttacacCTCTAATTAAATCTTTGCATTCATTTCCCTAccaaaatataatgaaatggggggtggctcaagacttttgcacattgcTTTATGCTTGCTAATTTCTATGATGCAAAGCAAATCATGCAATAAAAGGATAAATATTAATACAGTTATTATCTTATGACTTTTAAAATTAGAGTCATCTCGCAACACTGaccttatttaaatatttttttttacatgagatAAGCCATCACTTAGTACTGCAGTCAGTTATTACTTTTCAAATTTCTGTTCACTCAGCAACAGCTTAAATCATCCACATAATCCAGAtggtaatgaaaaaataaattatctggGATTTCAGTCAAACAGGAGCACCCTTCTCtaataaaaaaatgtgtctATAAACTTCCTATATATTTAGATCTCTCCAGGAGAATAAGATCAAAATATTTTCAACTTTTTGTGAAGTCCTTCATCAGAGTTTCCTTGTTACAGGACGTCAGTTTCACTGTTGCGAGCAGTCACGCACACAGTGAATGGGCAAGGTGCTAGTGTCAGTCCGAACCGTCCGTGCAGGGGAGGTGGACGCTTTCCCTCTGGGAGCCTGAATTTGAAGGCCTGCAGTAAGCTGGTGACCGTCAGAAACAGCTCCATCTTTGCCAGCTGTTCACCCATGCATACCCTGCGACCTGAGACACAACAGTGAAATCAAATTTATGGATCAGTGTTTATGTTTCACTCATATGGATCATATAAGTAAGAAGGCATACCAATCCCAAATGGTATGAAGCACTCTTTCCTGAGCAGCTTTCCCTCATTGTCCAAGAAGCGTTCTGGGTTAAAACTGTCTGCATCATCCCACACAGTGGGATCTCTATGGACAGACCACAGGTTGGGCAAAATGACAGTCCCTTTAGGAATAGTGTAGCCTCTAaactctgaaaaagaaaagaagaacacTTTGTTTAGAGCTTGGGAATTAGACAAATTTGGCAACAGGCATCTGCTAGGGTGGATCCAGGGTGCTTGAACAGTTATGTGCAGATCTGTATGAAGGTTATGTGGAGATTAAGGGTCACAGTTACTGTTTACCTGTTGTTTGTGAGGCCATGTGAGGAATAGCCAGGGGAACTGCCACAGTCATTCTCTGCACTTCCATAATGGTGGCTTCAGTAAAAGGCAAACTTCCCTTATCAGTCAGAGACGGCACCCGATCTTTGCCCACTACTTCATCAATCTCTGCATGGACCTTGTCTTGAATCAACACAGCAGGAGAAAGGGAGGATTAAGGATGAAGTCCACATCACATCAAACCAGGAAAAAAAACGGTCTTATTAGAACTTGAACTTGAAGTAAAATGCAGCAGTAAATGCATATTTTCATGTGCCAATCTATGTGCACGTGCAACAATTGGAGAAGTGGTTAAATACACAAGGAGGCCAGACATGTTCATGTATTGAAACCAAAAAGCGTCCCAGACGTGGGTTCCCGCAGAAGATTCCCAATTCCCCCCACATAAAAGTTTGTTTGGCAACCTAAAATTTAGTCACAATACTTACATATGTTGCCACTGTCATTTATCAAAATCCACTTGTTTCAAATCAGTGAAATCACACTTAAAGTGGTATTTCTGACACTAAATGTGATTTTCCCAAAACTGCTGTGGAGTCCAAATGAAATGATTTGAtttcacaaacacatgcactttGCAAAGGATGGACTTTACTGATTGCTGCCATTTTTACCTTGGATATCAGGGTATATGACCATATAAAGCAGAGTCCACAAAACCGAATTGGTGGTGGTGTCAGTGCCAGCAATGAAGAGGTCTCCTATGATATAAAAGAGATAATCCTCTGTGAAGCTGCTGTCCTCCTCTCTAGCATCTTGCTGGGCCAGCATCTCCATCAAGTACATGTCTGTGAGATCCCTTGGATTGTCGGCATCTAGTGTTGCGCGGTGCTTTGTAATAATCCTCTTAAGAAACACGGTGATGTCTCTTTCCACCTGACGCAACTCTCTGAAAACTCCAAAAGGCAACCAGTAGAGCAGCGGGAAAACGTTGATGAGGACTGCTGGGCTGTTCATGCAGATCTCCAGTCCTCGCGCCATCAGGTCCAGCATGGTGCGGAACTCGCGATCCTCGTGGTGGAAGCGCTGACCCAGGATCAGTGTGCAGATGACGTTTGACACAGCGTTGCCAATTAGTGGACTCGGGTCCACACCAGCGCCACCACACTCCTCATTCAGCCGCAGCAGCTCTGTTTTGATTGTAGCAAGGCCTTCCTTAATGCAAGGCTCTAGACTTAGCTTCCCCAGACCAAAGCTGCGGAGTGTGGTGTGGCAGAACTTGCGCTGCTTTCGCCATACTGACCCGTAAGGTGCAAAGACGATCCCTGAAGTTCAGTTATACCAGGAAAAAAAGGACAGCTTATGTCAGCGTGTATGTCATTGTTATTTTGGCTACTTAACTAGACTCTTAAAATTGTAGAATACCTAAAAACTTACATCTCATAAGTTATGGAGGAGACTATCAAATCTACTGTTTAGACTGACCCTCAATCCCGCTTGGAGAATTTAATGTGGTAAATAGAGCCTGTTTAAGTTACAGGCTTATCAAGTTCAAATGTGCATTCATGCATATTAATTGTAGATTTGCAGTAAATGCAATATACTTCCAGTGAATCCTAAAggttaaagagaaacttcaatTTGAAGACAACTGATCAGCTATATTCTATAATTTTATGAATAAAGCAACTAGCACTCAATCTCACAGTGTGTAATTACTTTTTGTTAGGCATAATGTAATAACACTGAGGGGGAGACATTACAGTTGTGCTTAGAAGTTTACATACACATATGAATGTGACAGTGAGGCTTTCCAACACTGTACCAGctgtcaagaaaaacaaacaaaaaacaaaaacttttattACACTAACCAAAGGCAGTGAAACCTCTCTATTCTAACGCTTATCCGATTACTAGATTTTTTATGGGTTATTATTACACGGTTATAGCCTTATTCAACCGATAACCTACAATAACAGTTGCTTAATTTAATACAAGAACTTGCTTACCTTTGCGTTTAGTCAGGATAGTGACGGTAGGGATGTCTGGCCTGTCGGAGAACACCTCCGGATGGTTTGAGAGGGCATCCCTGACCGCTTCATAGCCATTGAGCACCACGATAAGTTGACTCCCTACAAAAAGGCTGTATATGTTACCATAAACTTTAGCCAATTCTGCCAGACCGTCAGTGGGGTTTATGATCCGTTTCCTGAGGATACCAGAGGGTACGAGAAAGCCGCCGAAGTTTCCGACCACTGGCCATGGCTTCGGACCTGGCGGAATGTTTTTATATCTTAAATTCCGCTGTTTTTGATAAAGAGCAACCAGCGCCAACGCGATTATTATTAAAGCCGCAACGTTTGCGTTTAACAGCAAGGAGTCGTTCAGGCCTGAGAGCGAAATCATGACGTCAGCGTTCAAATTAACTCAAAGCTGTTAGTTGATAATACATGTCCAGGACTGAGCACTCGGACACCACGAAGCtgctatttatttgtt
Coding sequences within:
- the hadh gene encoding hydroxyacyl-coenzyme A dehydrogenase, mitochondrial isoform X1; this translates as MAFAASQIVRGFSSSAVRNVVIKNVTIIGGGQMGAGIAQVAASTGHSVTLVDTSDDILKKSIKLIEGSLKRVAKKKFSDKPEAGEEFIKKIVKKVSTSTDAESAVQGSDLVVEAIVENLKIKQDLFSRLDKLAPSHTIFASNTSSLSICDIASSTNRQDRFGGLHFFNPVAMMKLVEVIGTPATSQDTLDSLLDFSKVLGKTPVSCKDTSGFIVNRLLVPCMMEAIRLYERGVCTCCFYSSFKHPSSFSPIPLTLLIFCFSNLSGDASKEDIDIGMKLGAGYPMGPFELADYVGLDIVKAVIEAFKTKDPKNPLFDSSDLLNKLVAEGKLGIKTGEGFYKHK
- the hadh gene encoding hydroxyacyl-coenzyme A dehydrogenase, mitochondrial isoform X2, which translates into the protein MAFAASQIVRGFSSSAVRNVVIKNVTIIGGGQMGAGIAQVAASTGHSVTLVDTSDDILKKSIKLIEGSLKRVAKKKFSDKPEAGEEFIKKIVKKVSTSTDAESAVQGSDLVVEAIVENLKIKQDLFSRLDKLAPSHTIFASNTSSLSICDIASSTNRQDRFGGLHFFNPVAMMKLVEVIGTPATSQDTLDSLLDFSKVLGKTPVSCKDTSGFIVNRLLVPCMMEAIRLYERGDASKEDIDIGMKLGAGYPMGPFELADYVGLDIVKAVIEAFKTKDPKNPLFDSSDLLNKLVAEGKLGIKTGEGFYKHK
- the cyp2u1 gene encoding cytochrome P450 2U1, with the protein product MISLSGLNDSLLLNANVAALIIIALALVALYQKQRNLRYKNIPPGPKPWPVVGNFGGFLVPSGILRKRIINPTDGLAELAKVYGNIYSLFVGSQLIVVLNGYEAVRDALSNHPEVFSDRPDIPTVTILTKRKGIVFAPYGSVWRKQRKFCHTTLRSFGLGKLSLEPCIKEGLATIKTELLRLNEECGGAGVDPSPLIGNAVSNVICTLILGQRFHHEDREFRTMLDLMARGLEICMNSPAVLINVFPLLYWLPFGVFRELRQVERDITVFLKRIITKHRATLDADNPRDLTDMYLMEMLAQQDAREEDSSFTEDYLFYIIGDLFIAGTDTTTNSVLWTLLYMVIYPDIQDKVHAEIDEVVGKDRVPSLTDKGSLPFTEATIMEVQRMTVAVPLAIPHMASQTTEFRGYTIPKGTVILPNLWSVHRDPTVWDDADSFNPERFLDNEGKLLRKECFIPFGIGRRVCMGEQLAKMELFLTVTSLLQAFKFRLPEGKRPPPLHGRFGLTLAPCPFTVCVTARNSETDVL